The following proteins come from a genomic window of Pyxidicoccus sp. MSG2:
- the cheB gene encoding chemotaxis-specific protein-glutamate methyltransferase CheB has protein sequence MSAQDSISVLVIDDSAHNRHTLTTLLESAPDVRVLDRAADGEEGLKKVLELKPDVVTLDLEMPKLGGYTFLRLLMRTVPTPVIVISSYSHKSDVFKALELGAFDFIAKPPRSTREALDGLRNELLDKVRAARHVRPGQRHAAPGARAMAVAGELPLVVAVGASTGGPPAVQRLLEGLASEPTPCVLVSQHMPSQFTRAFAERLDRIGPFTVTEACDGDVVQPGHVYIAPGGRHMVVAERGTKLELHTPPPTPLDKYAPSVDRLFTSVAQVLGPRALAVVLTGMGADGAEGAREVARVGGEVWAESEETAVVFGMPGEAIATGAVKRVLRLGEMGPALAALAKRKR, from the coding sequence ATGAGCGCGCAGGACTCCATCTCCGTGCTCGTCATCGACGACTCGGCGCACAACCGCCACACCCTCACCACGCTGCTGGAGTCCGCCCCCGACGTGCGCGTGCTGGACCGCGCTGCCGACGGCGAGGAGGGGCTGAAGAAGGTCCTGGAGCTGAAGCCGGACGTGGTGACGCTGGATTTGGAGATGCCGAAGCTGGGGGGCTACACCTTCCTGCGGCTGCTGATGCGCACGGTGCCCACGCCCGTCATCGTCATCTCCAGCTACTCGCACAAGTCGGACGTGTTCAAGGCGCTGGAGCTGGGGGCCTTCGACTTCATCGCCAAGCCGCCGCGAAGCACGCGCGAGGCGCTGGACGGGCTGCGCAACGAGCTGCTCGACAAGGTGCGGGCGGCGCGGCACGTGCGGCCCGGCCAGCGGCACGCGGCGCCGGGCGCGCGGGCCATGGCGGTGGCGGGCGAACTGCCGCTGGTGGTGGCGGTGGGCGCGTCCACGGGTGGGCCGCCCGCGGTGCAGCGGCTGCTGGAAGGGCTGGCCTCGGAGCCGACGCCGTGCGTGCTGGTGAGCCAGCACATGCCCTCGCAATTCACGCGGGCCTTCGCCGAGCGACTGGACCGCATCGGCCCCTTCACGGTGACGGAGGCGTGCGACGGAGACGTGGTGCAGCCGGGGCACGTGTACATCGCCCCGGGCGGGCGGCACATGGTGGTGGCCGAGCGCGGCACGAAGCTGGAGCTGCACACGCCGCCGCCCACGCCGCTGGACAAGTACGCGCCGAGCGTGGACCGCCTCTTCACCAGCGTGGCGCAGGTGCTCGGTCCGCGCGCGCTCGCGGTGGTGCTGACGGGCATGGGCGCGGACGGCGCGGAGGGCGCGCGCGAGGTGGCCCGCGTGGGCGGCGAGGTCTGGGCCGAGTCCGAGGAGACGGCGGTCGTGTTCGGCATGCCGGGCGAGGCCATCGCCACCGGAGCGGTGAAGCGGGTGCTGCGGCTGGGGGAGATGGGCCCCGCGCTGGCGGCCCTGGCCAAGCGCAAGCGGTAG
- a CDS encoding response regulator: MTQQIRALVVDDSQAMRRSIMYALQRISGMVCTEAQDGADGLKKLTQGQFDVVLTDINMPLMDGLKLISHIRRATDHRHVPIVVITTESAAADRERAMKLGASAYLVKPVQAKVVMDTVRDVLKLD; the protein is encoded by the coding sequence ATGACGCAGCAGATCCGAGCGCTGGTGGTGGACGACTCGCAGGCGATGCGGCGCAGCATCATGTACGCCCTGCAGCGCATCAGCGGCATGGTCTGCACGGAGGCCCAGGACGGGGCGGACGGACTGAAGAAGCTGACACAGGGCCAGTTCGACGTGGTGCTGACGGACATCAACATGCCGCTGATGGACGGGCTCAAGCTCATCAGCCACATCCGCCGGGCGACGGACCACCGGCACGTGCCCATCGTCGTCATCACCACGGAGAGCGCGGCGGCGGACCGCGAGCGGGCGATGAAGCTGGGAGCCAGCGCGTACCTGGTGAAACCCGTGCAGGCGAAGGTGGTGATGGATACCGTTCGGGACGTGCTGAAGCTGGACTGA
- a CDS encoding RagB/SusD family nutrient uptake outer membrane protein produces the protein MHLTKKTVVALCAVLGLGGCGSLDVDDLDNVSLDDFRDNPTKSRVLTAATGLIIGNRVGLAAQNGYVAELGVIGREAFIFDPAEPRPVEELLGPALDPGGPAFGGNFWTNPYANIRNANTLLAAMEKLPSTSVSDAEKEAIRGYAKTFQALDFLVVINTRDTNGAAIDVDKPLTELASIESKEKVFEHIAGLLDQAAAHLTAAGKVAFPFRLTTGFEGDPSTPTDDFTTADAFLKFNRGLKARVAVYQGHYDDALTALSQSFIDASIPADDGAKGAALTSLNRGVYHVFRAASGDLDNNLLSTTIFAHPSIVTDAENQANSSVDDRVSRKTKKLEKPATAADGKLSTDLAFTLYPSAESPVPIIRNEELILLRAEANIGLGNIGPAADDINYIRTRSGRLAARTDITAANAVDELLKQKRYSLLFEGGHRWIDLRRYNKLDTLPRELDPSFAPHERFPIPAAETDAR, from the coding sequence ATGCATTTGACGAAGAAGACAGTGGTGGCGCTGTGCGCCGTGCTGGGCCTGGGCGGCTGCGGCAGCCTGGACGTCGACGACCTGGACAACGTCAGCCTCGATGACTTCCGGGACAACCCGACGAAGTCGCGCGTCCTGACCGCGGCCACGGGTCTCATCATCGGGAACCGGGTCGGCCTGGCGGCGCAGAACGGCTACGTGGCCGAGCTGGGCGTCATCGGCCGCGAGGCGTTCATCTTCGACCCGGCGGAGCCCCGCCCGGTGGAGGAGCTGCTCGGCCCGGCGCTGGACCCGGGCGGCCCGGCGTTCGGCGGCAACTTCTGGACGAACCCGTACGCCAACATCCGCAACGCCAACACGCTGCTGGCGGCGATGGAGAAGCTGCCGTCGACGAGCGTGTCGGACGCCGAGAAGGAGGCCATCCGCGGCTACGCGAAGACGTTCCAGGCGCTGGACTTCCTGGTCGTCATCAACACGCGTGACACGAATGGCGCCGCCATCGACGTGGACAAGCCCCTGACGGAGCTGGCCTCCATCGAGAGCAAGGAGAAGGTGTTCGAGCACATCGCCGGACTGCTCGACCAGGCCGCGGCGCACCTGACGGCCGCGGGCAAGGTGGCCTTCCCGTTCCGCCTGACCACCGGGTTCGAGGGTGACCCGAGCACCCCGACGGACGACTTCACCACCGCGGACGCGTTCCTGAAGTTCAACCGCGGGCTGAAGGCGCGGGTCGCGGTGTACCAGGGCCACTACGACGATGCGCTGACGGCGCTGAGCCAGTCGTTCATCGACGCCAGCATCCCGGCGGACGACGGCGCGAAGGGCGCGGCCCTCACCTCGCTGAACCGTGGCGTCTACCACGTGTTCCGCGCGGCCTCGGGTGACCTGGACAACAACCTGCTCAGCACGACCATCTTCGCGCACCCGTCCATCGTGACGGACGCGGAGAACCAGGCGAACAGCAGCGTGGATGACCGCGTGTCGCGCAAGACGAAGAAGCTGGAGAAGCCCGCCACCGCGGCGGACGGCAAGCTGTCCACGGACCTGGCCTTCACGCTGTACCCCAGCGCGGAGTCGCCGGTGCCCATCATCCGCAACGAGGAGCTCATCCTCCTGCGCGCGGAGGCCAACATCGGCCTGGGCAACATCGGCCCGGCGGCGGATGACATCAACTACATCCGCACCCGCTCCGGCCGGCTCGCGGCCCGCACGGACATCACCGCGGCCAACGCCGTGGACGAGCTCTTGAAGCAGAAGCGGTACTCGCTCCTGTTCGAGGGTGGCCACCGGTGGATCGACCTGCGCCGCTACAACAAGCTGGACACGCTCCCCCGCGAGCTGGACCCCAGCTTCGCACCGCACGAGCGCTTCCCCATCCCCGCCGCGGAGACGGACGCCCGCTAG
- a CDS encoding NAD(P)-dependent oxidoreductase: MKVGFIGLGNMGLPMAKNLLAAGHELSVWNRTQAKAGPLREKGARVASTPAEAARGAEVVFSMLADDRAVQDAILGKDGVHVGLGKGAIHVSSSTISVALSERLTEAHASAGQGYVAAPVFGRPEAADAKQLWVVTAGPKADVERCRPLLEAVGRGLTVLGEKPSAANVVKLSGNFLIASMMEALGEAFALTRKSGIEPKVFLEVFQSVFARSPIFERYAQLIAEEKYSPAGFPMKLGLKDVGLVLDAGRGAEVPMPLASLLRDQYLGGVAQGHGDLDWSALGALVAERSGLKKR, translated from the coding sequence ATGAAGGTTGGATTCATTGGACTGGGCAACATGGGCCTGCCCATGGCGAAGAACCTGCTGGCGGCGGGGCACGAGCTGTCGGTGTGGAACCGCACGCAGGCCAAGGCCGGGCCGCTGCGCGAGAAGGGCGCGCGCGTGGCCAGCACTCCCGCCGAAGCCGCGCGCGGCGCGGAAGTGGTCTTCAGCATGCTCGCGGACGACCGCGCCGTGCAGGACGCCATCCTCGGGAAGGACGGCGTGCACGTGGGGCTGGGGAAGGGCGCCATCCACGTCTCGTCGAGCACCATCTCCGTGGCCCTCTCCGAACGCCTGACGGAGGCCCACGCGAGCGCGGGGCAGGGCTACGTGGCCGCGCCGGTGTTCGGCCGTCCCGAGGCCGCGGACGCGAAGCAGCTCTGGGTCGTCACCGCCGGCCCGAAGGCGGACGTGGAGCGTTGCCGGCCGCTGCTGGAGGCCGTGGGGCGCGGCCTCACCGTGCTGGGCGAGAAGCCCTCCGCCGCCAACGTGGTGAAGCTGTCGGGCAACTTCCTCATCGCGTCCATGATGGAGGCGCTCGGCGAGGCCTTCGCCCTCACGCGCAAGTCCGGCATCGAGCCGAAGGTCTTCCTGGAGGTCTTCCAGTCCGTCTTCGCGCGCTCGCCCATCTTCGAGCGCTACGCGCAGCTCATCGCCGAGGAGAAGTACTCCCCCGCGGGCTTCCCCATGAAGCTGGGCCTCAAGGACGTGGGGCTGGTGCTGGACGCCGGCCGCGGCGCCGAGGTGCCCATGCCCCTGGCGAGCCTCCTGAGGGACCAGTACCTCGGCGGCGTCGCGCAGGGACACGGTGACCTGGACTGGTCCGCGCTGGGGGCGCTCGTGGCGGAGCGCTCGGGCTTGAAGAAGCGCTGA
- a CDS encoding SusC/RagA family TonB-linked outer membrane protein, with protein MAGRTIKGRVADRLTDEGLPLVRVIIKGTTQGVETELDGSFSLPNVPQGPVTLLFSSQDYGEREVKVGANQRELTVQLDNVFSEEMVVVGRASEVARKNLANSVASVNAEDLNRAPAQTVDGALQGKVAGANIQSNSGAPGGGMQMRLRGVSTINGSTQPLYVIDGVLVSDVAIASGIYTVTDSVTGSNPSPTQDNQVNRIADINPNDIESIEVLKGASAAAIYGSKAANGVVIINTKRGREGAPKVDITQRLGFYSLANKLGTRRFETVEEVIDTFGEDAAQYYVPGRTYDQESALAGRRDLSSETLASISGASGTLKYFASAMVKNDEGIIANTGYEKQSFRLNLGQTLGDAVELNVSTNLLHTLGQRGLTNNDNQTITYYMTMPYAPEFLNLQADSSGVYPTNPFLGNGANPLQTAALVKNDEDVWRFIGAGDATINLLKTEENHLRILANAGVDRFQQENQVVFPPELNFEPVDDTFPGTSLFGTSQVRNINSGLNLVHTYRPASKFLVSTTSGGVQLEERSVNSVYVISENLNAGQPNVDSGTVVSVRQDRQLIRDRGYYVQEEMLLLDERLTLVGAIRGEQSSANGNENALYFYPKLATAYRIPSFHPKVNEFKVRVAYGETGNQPRYGMKFNSLPTINNIQGNPGLLGSGIAGDPTIKPERQREIEAGIDGLFFGGDVVAELTFYQRTISDLILQRTLPPSTGFTTQIFNGGSLRNRGIEAMVQVTPIRGAFEWTSSATFALNRSMVTDLPVPAFLTGGFGTGLGAFRIEQGASATQIVGNVRDADGNLSVKKLGDTEPDFIMGFSNNLKYQDFTLSFLFHWQQGSDIINLTRFLYDAAGTSEDFETAGRQRLTDRRGNAGIYIEDATFVKLREVTLTYNLPKKWVSAIPKVQNARLSLSGRNLLTFTSYSGLDPEVSNFGNQAIARNIDVAPFPPSRSFWTSLDVGF; from the coding sequence GCGTGGAGACGGAGCTGGACGGCTCCTTCTCCCTGCCCAACGTGCCGCAGGGTCCGGTGACGCTGCTGTTCTCCAGCCAGGACTACGGCGAGCGCGAGGTGAAGGTCGGCGCCAACCAGCGCGAGCTCACCGTGCAGCTCGACAACGTCTTCTCCGAGGAGATGGTCGTCGTCGGCCGCGCCTCCGAGGTTGCGCGTAAGAACCTGGCCAACTCGGTGGCCTCGGTGAACGCCGAGGACCTCAACCGCGCTCCCGCGCAGACGGTGGACGGTGCGCTGCAGGGCAAGGTGGCCGGCGCCAACATCCAGAGCAACTCCGGCGCTCCGGGCGGCGGTATGCAGATGCGCCTGCGCGGCGTGTCCACCATCAACGGCTCCACGCAGCCGCTGTACGTCATCGACGGCGTGCTCGTCAGCGACGTGGCGATTGCGTCCGGTATCTACACCGTGACGGACTCGGTGACGGGCTCCAACCCGTCGCCCACGCAGGACAACCAGGTCAACCGCATCGCGGACATCAACCCCAACGACATCGAGAGCATCGAGGTCCTCAAGGGTGCTTCCGCCGCCGCCATCTACGGCTCCAAGGCCGCCAACGGCGTGGTCATCATCAACACCAAGCGCGGCCGCGAGGGCGCGCCCAAGGTCGACATCACCCAGCGCCTCGGCTTCTACTCGCTGGCCAACAAGCTGGGCACCCGCCGCTTCGAGACGGTGGAAGAGGTCATCGACACCTTCGGTGAGGACGCGGCCCAGTACTACGTGCCCGGCCGCACGTATGACCAGGAGTCCGCGCTCGCGGGCCGTCGCGACCTGTCCTCGGAGACGCTGGCCAGCATCAGCGGCGCGTCGGGCACCTTGAAGTACTTCGCCTCCGCCATGGTGAAGAACGACGAGGGCATCATCGCCAACACCGGCTACGAGAAGCAGTCGTTCCGGCTCAACCTGGGTCAGACGCTCGGCGATGCCGTCGAGTTGAACGTCTCCACCAACCTGCTCCACACGCTGGGGCAGCGCGGCCTGACGAACAACGACAACCAGACCATCACGTACTACATGACGATGCCGTACGCGCCGGAGTTCCTGAACCTCCAGGCGGACTCGTCCGGCGTGTACCCGACGAACCCCTTCCTGGGGAACGGGGCCAACCCGCTGCAGACGGCCGCGCTCGTGAAGAACGACGAGGACGTGTGGCGCTTCATCGGCGCGGGTGATGCCACCATCAACCTGCTGAAGACGGAGGAGAACCACCTGCGCATCCTCGCCAACGCCGGCGTGGACCGCTTCCAGCAGGAGAACCAGGTGGTCTTCCCGCCCGAGCTCAACTTCGAGCCGGTGGACGACACCTTCCCGGGCACGTCGCTGTTCGGCACCAGCCAGGTGCGCAACATCAACAGCGGCCTCAACCTGGTGCACACGTACCGGCCCGCGTCGAAGTTCCTCGTCTCCACCACCTCCGGTGGTGTGCAGCTCGAGGAGCGCAGCGTCAACTCGGTGTACGTCATCAGCGAGAACCTGAACGCCGGCCAGCCGAACGTGGACTCCGGCACCGTGGTGAGCGTGCGGCAGGACCGCCAGCTCATCCGGGACCGCGGCTACTACGTGCAGGAGGAGATGCTCCTCCTGGACGAGCGGCTCACCCTCGTGGGCGCCATCCGCGGCGAGCAGAGCAGCGCGAACGGCAACGAGAACGCGCTGTACTTCTACCCGAAGCTGGCGACCGCCTACCGCATCCCCTCGTTCCACCCCAAGGTGAACGAGTTCAAGGTGCGCGTGGCCTACGGTGAGACGGGCAACCAGCCCCGGTACGGCATGAAGTTCAACAGCCTGCCGACCATCAACAACATCCAGGGCAACCCGGGCCTCCTCGGCTCCGGCATCGCCGGCGATCCGACCATCAAGCCCGAGCGTCAGCGCGAAATCGAGGCGGGCATCGACGGCCTCTTCTTCGGCGGCGACGTGGTGGCGGAGCTGACGTTCTACCAGCGCACCATCAGCGACCTCATCCTGCAGCGCACCCTGCCTCCCTCCACCGGCTTCACCACGCAGATCTTCAACGGTGGCTCGCTGCGCAACCGCGGCATCGAGGCCATGGTGCAGGTGACGCCCATCCGCGGCGCCTTCGAGTGGACGAGCTCCGCGACGTTCGCGCTCAACCGCAGCATGGTGACGGACCTGCCGGTGCCCGCGTTCCTCACGGGCGGCTTCGGCACGGGCCTGGGCGCCTTCCGCATCGAGCAGGGCGCGTCGGCGACGCAGATTGTCGGCAACGTCCGGGACGCGGACGGCAACCTGTCGGTGAAGAAGCTCGGCGACACCGAGCCGGACTTCATCATGGGCTTCTCCAACAACCTCAAGTACCAGGACTTCACCCTGTCGTTCCTGTTCCACTGGCAGCAGGGCAGCGACATCATCAACCTGACCCGGTTCCTCTATGACGCCGCGGGCACGTCCGAGGACTTCGAGACGGCCGGCCGCCAGCGCCTGACGGACCGCCGCGGCAACGCGGGCATCTACATCGAGGACGCCACCTTCGTGAAGCTGCGCGAGGTGACGCTCACCTACAACCTGCCCAAGAAGTGGGTGTCCGCGATTCCGAAGGTGCAGAACGCCCGGCTCAGCCTGAGCGGCCGCAACCTGCTCACCTTCACGAGCTACTCGGGTCTGGATCCGGAAGTGAGCAACTTCGGCAACCAGGCCATCGCTCGCAATATCGACGTCGCCCCGTTCCCCCCCAGCCGCAGCTTCTGGACGTCGCTCGACGTCGGGTTCTAA
- a CDS encoding putative ABC exporter domain-containing protein: MSFPRAVLFLWTVSLRNRVWRQLARLRRPRYLLGALVGLVYLYSVLARGLGVRGLGGMSGSARLFAELSLVGSALGTVFAAWVLGRDQPSLTFSETEVVQLFPAPVTRRALLHYKLVRGLLGATVGALFATVFIGRVVSGTPVLFFLGASLALGTLYLHTTAASFTRTRLAARGGWGLVVRWGGVTLVLVAVALAVLGALRAHPFPEEVSSSRDLRTWLQVLVASPGLDAVLWPGRLLVGPSLAGDVGGFLRALPPVLALAVTHYGWVMLVEVPFEETAVVRAESRARERALRASGQRARTGTFTLRKPPFRLAARGRPEVALVWKNLVARKRMAGGVVSFVLFIVFGGAIAAMMGDARLFTDTREVVGPLAMTLAVMLTVVGPSAFRMDLRMDLPKLDLLRTLPLTGRQVVGAELLASALSLGAFQLALLAVALLMGPGTEASLLSDWWWPVALSLVVLLPSLSLAGLFVQNAAVVLFPAWVPADTGTRVRGLEAMGQRLLTLLGTLVVTLAGLVPATLAALLVGLPLYSVLGPWTVPPAALAAAGVLVGEVWLGVVALGRAFERLDVSEDRPE; encoded by the coding sequence GTGAGCTTTCCGCGCGCGGTGCTGTTCCTGTGGACCGTGTCGCTGCGCAACCGCGTGTGGCGGCAGCTCGCGCGGCTGCGGCGGCCGCGCTACCTGCTGGGCGCGCTGGTGGGGCTGGTATACCTGTACTCCGTCCTCGCCCGGGGCCTGGGCGTCCGGGGGCTGGGGGGCATGTCCGGGAGCGCGAGGCTGTTCGCGGAGCTGTCGCTGGTGGGCTCGGCGCTGGGGACGGTGTTCGCCGCGTGGGTGCTGGGGAGGGACCAGCCGTCGCTGACCTTCTCGGAGACGGAGGTGGTGCAGCTGTTCCCCGCGCCCGTCACGCGGCGCGCGCTGCTGCACTACAAGCTGGTGCGCGGCCTGCTGGGGGCGACGGTGGGCGCGCTGTTCGCCACGGTGTTCATCGGCCGGGTGGTGAGCGGCACGCCGGTGCTCTTCTTCCTGGGCGCCAGCCTGGCGCTGGGGACGCTGTACCTGCACACGACGGCGGCGTCCTTCACGCGCACGCGGCTGGCGGCCCGTGGCGGCTGGGGCCTGGTGGTGCGCTGGGGCGGGGTGACGCTGGTGCTGGTGGCCGTGGCCCTGGCGGTGCTCGGAGCCCTTCGCGCGCATCCCTTCCCGGAGGAGGTCTCCTCGTCGAGAGATTTGCGCACGTGGCTGCAGGTGCTGGTGGCGTCGCCGGGCCTGGACGCGGTGCTGTGGCCGGGGCGGCTGCTGGTGGGGCCGTCGCTGGCGGGGGACGTCGGTGGCTTCCTCCGTGCGCTGCCTCCGGTGCTGGCGCTGGCCGTGACGCACTATGGCTGGGTGATGCTGGTGGAGGTGCCCTTCGAGGAGACGGCGGTGGTGCGGGCGGAGTCGCGCGCCCGGGAGCGGGCGCTGCGCGCGTCGGGGCAGCGGGCGCGGACGGGCACCTTCACCCTGCGCAAGCCGCCCTTCCGGCTGGCGGCGCGTGGGCGGCCGGAGGTGGCGCTCGTCTGGAAGAACCTCGTGGCCCGCAAGCGCATGGCGGGTGGCGTGGTGAGCTTCGTCCTCTTCATCGTGTTCGGCGGCGCCATCGCCGCGATGATGGGGGATGCGCGCCTCTTCACGGACACGCGGGAGGTGGTGGGGCCCCTGGCGATGACGCTGGCGGTGATGCTGACGGTGGTGGGCCCGAGCGCCTTCCGCATGGACCTGCGGATGGACCTGCCGAAGCTGGACCTGCTGCGGACCCTGCCATTGACGGGGCGGCAGGTGGTGGGCGCGGAATTGCTGGCGTCCGCACTGTCGCTGGGCGCCTTCCAGCTCGCGCTGCTGGCGGTGGCGCTGTTGATGGGGCCGGGAACGGAAGCGTCGCTGCTGAGCGACTGGTGGTGGCCCGTGGCGCTGTCGCTGGTGGTGCTCCTGCCCTCCCTGTCGCTGGCGGGCCTCTTCGTGCAGAACGCGGCGGTGGTGCTGTTCCCCGCGTGGGTGCCGGCGGACACGGGCACGCGGGTGCGCGGCCTGGAGGCCATGGGCCAGCGGTTGCTGACGCTGCTGGGTACGCTGGTGGTGACGCTGGCGGGGCTGGTGCCGGCGACGCTGGCGGCGCTGCTGGTGGGGCTGCCGCTGTACTCCGTGCTGGGGCCGTGGACCGTCCCCCCGGCGGCCCTGGCCGCGGCGGGCGTGCTGGTGGGGGAGGTGTGGCTGGGCGTCGTGGCTCTGGGCCGTGCCTTCGAGCGCCTGGACGTGTCCGAGGACCGACCGGAGTAG
- a CDS encoding HpcH/HpaI aldolase family protein codes for MLTENRLRKSIHGGALALGLVSALPLPSLVEMVGYAGYDFVILDQEHAPVGPELLEHLLRAAECGGVTPLVRVPSPAPDAILRALDAGALGVVVRVRSREEAEVVVRATRFHPKGDRSLGDGRPTGFGRLRLPEYVARANRQLLVVVSIEDRAAVEALDSIVTVEGLDLVMEGAVALSQSYGVPGKVEHPDVQAAIQRVAGACRRNGVPYCATPRLPGEAERWQREGVAALLVGDDRSLAFRSLQAHLENMRLELTKQ; via the coding sequence ATGCTGACGGAGAACCGGCTCAGGAAGTCCATCCACGGCGGGGCGCTCGCGCTGGGGCTGGTGAGCGCGCTGCCGCTGCCGTCGCTGGTGGAGATGGTGGGGTACGCGGGCTACGACTTCGTCATCCTCGACCAGGAGCACGCGCCCGTGGGCCCGGAGCTGCTGGAGCACCTGCTCCGGGCCGCGGAGTGCGGTGGTGTCACCCCGCTGGTCCGCGTGCCCTCGCCCGCGCCGGACGCCATCCTCCGCGCGTTGGACGCGGGGGCGTTGGGTGTGGTGGTGCGCGTGCGCAGCCGGGAGGAGGCGGAGGTCGTCGTGAGGGCCACGCGCTTCCACCCCAAGGGAGACCGGAGCCTCGGTGACGGGCGGCCCACGGGCTTCGGACGGCTGCGGCTGCCGGAGTACGTGGCGCGCGCCAACCGTCAGCTGTTGGTGGTGGTGAGCATCGAAGACCGCGCGGCGGTGGAGGCGCTCGACTCCATCGTCACCGTCGAGGGCCTCGACCTGGTGATGGAGGGCGCCGTGGCCCTGTCGCAGTCGTACGGGGTGCCGGGGAAGGTGGAGCACCCGGACGTGCAGGCGGCCATCCAGCGCGTGGCCGGGGCCTGTCGTCGCAACGGGGTGCCCTACTGCGCCACGCCCCGCCTCCCGGGAGAGGCGGAGCGGTGGCAGCGGGAAGGGGTCGCCGCCCTGCTCGTGGGCGACGACCGGAGCCTGGCGTTCCGCTCACTCCAGGCGCACTTGGAAAACATGCGCCTGGAGCTCACCAAGCAGTAG
- a CDS encoding ABC transporter ATP-binding protein, translated as MDAVLEVDGLEKVYGDVKAVRGLSFAVAPGEVLGLVGPNGAGKTSTLRCLAGILPPSAGRVVVAGHDLRQQTVEAKRALAFLPDEPRFFEYLTVWEHLNFTARLYGVEDWEARGRALLEEMELSGKEKSLPGELSRGMKQKLSIACGFLHSPKLILLDEPLTGLDPIGIRRMKASLRRRAEEGAALVLSSHLLPLVEELCHRLLVIAGGRAVALGTLPEIRARLSGPEAEGASLEELFIRITSAAAEPGTPSP; from the coding sequence ATGGATGCCGTTCTGGAAGTGGACGGGCTGGAGAAGGTCTACGGCGACGTGAAGGCCGTGAGAGGGCTCTCCTTCGCGGTGGCTCCGGGCGAGGTGCTCGGCCTGGTGGGGCCCAACGGCGCGGGGAAGACGTCCACCCTGCGGTGCCTCGCGGGCATCCTGCCTCCCAGCGCGGGTCGCGTCGTGGTGGCGGGGCACGACCTGAGACAGCAGACGGTGGAGGCGAAGCGCGCGCTGGCCTTCCTCCCGGACGAGCCGCGCTTCTTCGAGTACCTCACCGTGTGGGAGCACCTGAACTTCACCGCGCGGCTCTACGGGGTGGAGGACTGGGAGGCGCGCGGCCGGGCGCTGCTGGAGGAGATGGAGCTGTCCGGCAAGGAGAAGTCGCTGCCGGGCGAGCTGTCGCGAGGCATGAAGCAGAAGCTGTCCATCGCCTGCGGCTTCCTGCACTCGCCGAAGCTCATCCTGCTGGACGAGCCGCTCACGGGACTGGACCCCATCGGCATCCGGCGGATGAAGGCCTCGCTGCGGCGCCGGGCGGAGGAGGGCGCGGCGCTGGTGCTGTCCTCGCACCTGCTGCCGCTGGTGGAGGAGTTGTGTCACCGCCTCCTGGTGATTGCCGGCGGCCGGGCGGTGGCGCTGGGCACGCTGCCGGAGATTCGCGCGCGGCTCAGCGGCCCGGAGGCGGAGGGCGCGTCGCTGGAGGAGCTCTTCATCCGCATCACCAGCGCGGCGGCGGAGCCCGGGACGCCCTCGCCGTGA